A segment of the Scomber japonicus isolate fScoJap1 chromosome 5, fScoJap1.pri, whole genome shotgun sequence genome:
TGCTCAAAGATGTTCTTTGGTTATATTTGGGACTTAAATTTCCGGTTCCATTCCTCCCACAGGACACTGTGTACCCCCCGCTCGAAGCGGACACCGTTGTGTGGCGGACAGCACCAACCTGTATGTGTTTGGTGGCTACAACCCAGACTTTGAGGAGGCAGGGGGGTCAGAAAATGAAGATTATCCTCTTTTCAGGGAGCTTTGGCGGTTTCATTTTGCCACAGCCACCTGGCAGCAGGTCCGCACAGAGGGTTACATGCCCACAGAGCTGGCGTCAATGTCAAGTAAGGACTGATAGGATGTTGCTGTTAATGGTATCAAAATGATACTAGCTTGTTTTCATTTAGAACTGGGTAACAATCTTATTTAAAGGAACCTTGTGGAGTTTTTGGCCACTAGTAGGACTACGGAGAGATGTTTTTAGGAGTTTGTTTTGTGCACATATACGAGgaagcacatgcacacaggtGATGCAATACACATTCCTGACGATAGTTTTACACTGTTGCCCTAATTTACGGGAACTTGTAATGTGCCAACAAAGATAGGGAAGTAGATTTCTAGAAATGAAATGACAGTTGTAAGCagtgttttaaaacaaaaatgacctttgcaaatgttttatgtagGAACAGGATTCAAACGGTTAACCTTAAGGTCAACAGGATTGTTGACCTTAAGGTTACAGACACAGTGTGTGGTGAGAAATCCTTAGTGTAAACAGAGACTTTGCTGAGCTACAGAAAAACTCCTCAGGGCAGCTTAAATGCTGTCTCAAGTTgtcagagacagacaaaaaaaatcagtgacTTCAGTGTTGTGATAAATGAGACTTTAGCTGTGGCTAAAGAAAAGACGATATATAATTCCTGCTTGAAAACCTTTCTTTGAACGTTTTGAAAACTGTTTTCTCAACATAAACTTGTGTCCACTTAAAATTGCTCCACGTTGCCTCTGGTGGTCAAAATGTTCACAGGAAACGTTCATTACTGATTTTTTGGTGTAATTCTGAAAGTGCAGCTCAAGGCTTCAGTGAAAAAGCACTGTATGCTGATTTGAGCCAGACTTACATATGAAACTGTAATAGAGATTGATAATGATATTGTCTCTttctcagctgtttttcatggcaACAACCTTCTTGTGTTTGGTGGAACTGGGATTCCTTTTGGTGAAAACAACGGTAATGACGTCCATGTTTGCAACGTTCAATACAAACGATGGAACCTGCTCAACTGCAGAGGGAAGAAACCCAACAAGATCTACGGACAGGTAACTGTGTTTCTCACTTTTTTACAGCTGTCTTTCTGTCAGTGTCGTGCGACTCTGTAGCTGTGTCTTCTGTCCACAAACATCTCTCAATATTCTCCATTTTCCAGGCGATGGTCATTATAAATGGCTACCTCTATGTGTTTGGGGGCACTACAGGCTACCTTTACAGCACCGACCTGCACAGGCTAGACCTCACCACCAGGGAATGGACCCACCTCAAACCCCACAACACACCCACAGATCTACCTGAAGAGAGGTCAGACAGCACAGATCATTTTAATAACAATTAGCAACCAAAATATGTGTGAATCTTCAGAATGTGGATTGAAATAGACTGAAATTATTACATGATTTTACAGGTACAGACATGAACTAGCTCATGATGGACAGAGAATATACATTTTAGGAGGTGGGACTTCTTGGACGTCATATCCCCTGGACAAAGTGAGAGGAACAAGCACACTTAAAATGTGATGTAGAAACATTAAGTTGtttcttttatgtatttaatcatTTCTAAATGTCTTCTGCAGATTCACGCGTATAACTTGGAGACAAATTACTGGGAGGAAATAGTCACCAGACCTCATGGAAAAATAGGTTTGTGACCTGTTGCATTTGGGGAATACAatttagaaacacacacacacacacacatacatacatacatacatacatacatacatacatacatgcgtGTCCCTTCATCTTTGTAGTATATGGCTTCTCCACCAACGCACCTGTCACAAAGACAACTCAGGTGTGCAACAATTTATTTGAAGACTACACATTGAaatttctttgtttcctttcgTTATTGTGACAGGATATCCAGCTGCCCGCAGGTGTCACAGCTGTGTGCAGGTCAAGGATGGTAAGGACTGTTTCGCTCACCTCATTCTGGGTACAGACGTGTCTGAAATCTTTTTTAATCATGTCTTGCTGTTTCCACCTCCAGAGGTGTTTGTATGTGGGGGTTATAACGGAGAGATGATCCTACCTGACCTGTGGAAGATCAACCTGCAAACTTTTCAGTGGACCAAGCTGCCTGCCATCATGCCAGAGCCAGCCTACTTTCACTGTGCTGCAGTCACTCCGGTGTGTAAATTCGCTCACTAATacgttttacttttttagtaaTTTTCTACATGAAGGCAATTTCTATAATCTGCAACTGCTCCTCTTACTCAGGCTGGCTGCATGTATGTCCACGGCGGCGTCGTCAACATGTCCGGGAACCGGAGGACTGGCTCTTTGTACAAAGTGTGGTTGGTGGTGCCCAGCCTGCTGGAACTGACCTGGGAGAAACTGCTGAAAACGTTCCCTCATGTAAGCCAGCTGTCCACACTTCAGCTGCTCAGCCTgggactgacacacacactaatccaGCGGCTGAAATAGACAAAGCCCCAAAGGCAGCGGTATGTGATGGAACAGCACTGACTCTAAAATCACAGATAACAAGACAAAACACTTCATCTTGATGaaatatgatgtcattataTGATGGTTCTGAAAAATACTTTGAATGCCTTCTAAATCTTAAtcttatgtaaatgtgtgtttctttttttaaatggaaagtGCAATTTTTTGAGTTCCCTTGTATGTAAATACGTCAGATTTGCATACATCCATCAGAAGCCATGCATCAGTTTGGACACAAGATTCACTGTATGCTGATTTCCTTTGCTCATCATTTATATAGTTCGCTTCAAAGTTACTTTCCCACATTTTACTGTCATCGAAACTTGCGAGGGGGTAGCTAAATGTTACAAACACTGTTTCTTGACGAGCAGAATTAATGTTCCCTCTTGTGGTGTAATTTTTTTAAGCTTTCACACACCATTGTCATTTTTGACTCAtgttcagtctgctgctgctacGCCCACTGTGACATAGGTAAGGTCAAAATTCACAGGTGAAATCTGTGACAGTTTAATTAGTAATCTGTGAGATTCTTGGAAAAGAGGCAAACTGCTGATACATTATAACTGTGATACCTCTCAACAGTCTAGTTAGGTCAATTATTGAAGGGATCTTGTTTTAGCCTCAATGACTCTGATTGCATGCTGTGATTTTTAACTCCACGCTTCAAATTGAAAAATGTCCCCCTCATTGGTCACATTAGGTCTTGTAATTGGATAAAGCTCTTCAAACATCTGTGACATGGCATCACTGTGACATTTCTAGTGCCTCTatcatttttcttcctcctcacttGGTTAGGAATGAATTTATACACCTGTAGCTCCACAGCGACGCTtgagcctttttaaaaaaatcttaattgGGTGCCTTCTGAACCCCCAAAATGTCACACATTGTTATCCTGTCTCTGTAATTCATCtatgaaagtcttttttttaatttattcactaCTCTCTGGACGGTGTACATGTAGACTTTTCTCTGTGTCATTTATTAGGTGCTCTCCAGgtgtgctgattttattttttatttttttctgg
Coding sequences within it:
- the LOC128358309 gene encoding kelch domain-containing protein 10-like, which gives rise to MSAAEYDSSQLNKFEKLSWRPSIRDSGSKKRARWLQARRIFSPSCPNLRIPNRFLREGHCVPPARSGHRCVADSTNLYVFGGYNPDFEEAGGSENEDYPLFRELWRFHFATATWQQVRTEGYMPTELASMSTVFHGNNLLVFGGTGIPFGENNGNDVHVCNVQYKRWNLLNCRGKKPNKIYGQAMVIINGYLYVFGGTTGYLYSTDLHRLDLTTREWTHLKPHNTPTDLPEERYRHELAHDGQRIYILGGGTSWTSYPLDKIHAYNLETNYWEEIVTRPHGKIGYPAARRCHSCVQVKDEVFVCGGYNGEMILPDLWKINLQTFQWTKLPAIMPEPAYFHCAAVTPAGCMYVHGGVVNMSGNRRTGSLYKVWLVVPSLLELTWEKLLKTFPHVSQLSTLQLLSLGLTHTLIQRLK